Proteins encoded by one window of Aphidius gifuensis isolate YNYX2018 linkage group LG2, ASM1490517v1, whole genome shotgun sequence:
- the LOC122849823 gene encoding talin-2 isoform X1, which yields MATLSLRISIPEKNATKMMQFDPQTSVYDACKIIREKLAEASNMGQPHDYGIFLSDDDAKKGVWLEPGRSLDYYILRNGDLLEYRRKLRTLRVKMLDGTLKTLLVDDSQPVANLMVVICTKIGITNHDEYSLVREYIDEDNENQKPGNFGTLTLKRKKDEKGERDAKMDQLRKKLKTDDEVNWIDPSKTLREQGIDETETVLLRRKYFFSDQNIDSRDPVQLSLLYVQARDAIVDGTHPVTQEKACIFAGIQCQIQFGDYKEDKHKSGFLDLKEFLPQSYSKVKGIEKKVFAEHKKHTGLSELDAKVVYTKTARSLSTYGVTFFLVKEKMMGKNKLAPRLLGVTKDSVLRLDERTKEILKTWPLTTVRRWGASPNTFTLDFGDYSDQYYCVQTTEAEQILQLISGYIDIILKKQKAKDHFGIEGEEGSTMVEDSVSPLKATIMQHETSNVGRGSVETMSLAIPAVMRAGGDGARPYGHGHMGSAQYTTISGQVNIAHAAPMIQQTKVTSVLSEPQRALVSTITSGHEIIAFAETELTTKAQLPELGNDPASMKWIAQTMVTHKKNIGTQIAEMNAATAQVVTLTSGSIEEVDHTAIGDAISTIASNLPEMTKGVRMIAALLEDDKSGEKLLDAARKLCTAFTDLLKATEPETKEPFYITSTLYGQYPRQNLLNAASRVGEASHQVLTTIGEENDSNRDLQDMLLALAKAVANTTAALVLKARNIAATCDDSQTQNRVISAATQCALATSQLVACAKVVAPTLQSPACQTQLMHAVREVTKAVENLVSVCNDTCNDDNLIHELSSAAADVSRTLNDLLNHIRTATKINHEKAKEIYHEGAVETIIYATDKLCSSNGDTGEMVRQARIVGQATAQLIQNIKGEAEKQTDTEQQRKLLAAAKILADATAKMVEAARQCASSPNDINMQRQLKNAAEELRNATNTATTPSLLNKLIIKNDDGIVDKTQFIRAAQAIHTGCENLSNSNSTKQQILEAATMIAKHTSALCNACRLASSKTNDPVSKRHYVQSAKDVANSTANLVKEIKTLDKDYSNLNKDKCDKAIEPLLYAVDNLCEFAGCNDYIKTTTTSTIATAQLTQVEEIISGPEKAIIDGAYSMVQTARNLQASPKDEPTWQLLAQHSKSVSDSIKSLVASIRDDKILPGQEECDSAIEKLLIKIRELDSAKLSAVSQNLLQKKENTQEEFIEQMEYCANELRDKLEPLRVSSKYEADNIGNCVQQIMNNFEPLVANSIGAASNMLNSKQQIILLDQTKTIGESILQLIYITKETGGNSDAIPLHAEIDEMIDSSKDTIRELEGTLEVISTSQGVVSGLIDTISRAMVRLDETRISIDSVDSYVDYQTRMVEAAKEIARLAQEMSTKSSTDAARLGPLAVDISHKYTQLARDTAGASAAASNADVSQRLRNSVQDLGKSCADIVRASGICQLSPINYDNQRGVSEYGKIVNEKVSQVLAALQAGSRGTQACINAASTVSGIIGDLDTTIMFATAGTLHAENEGDTFADHRENILKTAKALVEDTKTLVAGAASSQEQLAVAAQNAVTTIVQLSDVVKYGAASLGSQNSEAQVMLINAVKDVASALGDLIHATKAASGKPINDPSMAHLKDSAKVMVTNVTSLLKTVKAVEDEHTRGTRALESTIEAIGQEIRSLNSQDYHRTNVTPEDLVRCTKSITTSTAKAVAAGNSCKQDDIIAAANMGRKSISDMLSICKSAAYNCAETSELRDRTLQAGHDVAMTYRELLQSILQISSRSSDVKHTLPQISRKIAQSVTELVAVAELLKGSDWIDPDDPTVIAENELLGAAASIDAAAKKLASLRPRRNVEETSEDMNFDEMILEAAKSIAAATSALIKAASAAQRELITTGKVSREPVTSSDDGQWSEGLISAARLVAAATHSLVESANALVQGVSSEEKLISSAKQVASSTAQLLVACKVKADPDSDSTKRLLLAGNSVKRATDNLVKAAQQAIKNEEERSLVLNKRMVGGIAQEINARSEVLRIEKELEEARGRLTAIRQAKYKNRNDSSDTENDNEQINYDNKNDTIKSPIHLMNNTLEQLKPTTQQISHIANDRDKLVSPEKVYSTQSTLERKMKNDHVTFNKTNINDNNNSYGSLGTSKYNNDYKYQIDTSPTPYTVTDRIFTTENSPAQYSSIERKINQEFDTTEYKNSNYDNKKYNNDIIEGPFAPLSSQIAKSIIPKSPNRKTFDTHEQSSFNKFTSEINHSNIDNRSYEQRTFGIDHTDETDSSKYYQTNDKYQSPMSTFKSDRSLINDQRSPITQNQSYKNIENNTIPGGHSESITTRIYTSTPGKTMSSSNFEKTEHQEFTSTGNDMKTFKSLTDNNNIGKNLNELIKKESVTQKITEQKTITTKVSKHLESHTKTFRYEGK from the exons ATGGCAACACTTTCATTACGTATCTCCATACCGGAGAAAAATGCAACCAAAATGATGCAATTTGATCCACAAACATCGGTTTATGATGCATGTAAAATTATCAGGGAAAAACTTGCCGAGGCCAGCAACATGGGACAAC CACATGATTATGGTATATTTTTGTCCGATGATGACGCAAAAAAGGGAGTTTGGCTGGAACCAGGCAGAAGTTTAGATTACTACATACTTCGTAATGGTGATTTATTGGAGTATCGTCGTAAACTACGTACCCTTAGAGTCAAAATGTTGGATGGAacattaaaaactttattagTTGATGATAGTCAACCAGTTGCTAATCTCATGGTTGttatttgtacaaaaattgGTATTACAAATCATGATGAATATTCACTTGTACGTGaatatattgatgaagataatgaaaatcaaaaacCTGGTAATTTTGGTACGTTAAcattaaaacgtaaaaaagatgaaaaaggTGAAAGAGATGCTAAAATGGATCagttaagaaaaaaacttaaaacaGATGATGAAGTTAATTGGATTGATCCAAGTAAAACATTAAGAGAACAAGGAATTGATGAGACTGAAACAGTTTTATTACgtcgtaaatattttttttctgatcaaAATATTGATAGTCGTGATCCAGTacaattgtcattattatatgTACAAGCACGTGATGCAATTGTTGATGGTACACATCCAGTAACACAAGAAAAAGCATGTATATTTGCTGGTATACAATGTCAAATACAATTTGGTGATTATAAAGAAGATAAACATAAATCTggttttttagatttaaaagaatttttaccACAATCATATTCAAAAGTTaaaggaattgaaaaaaaagtatttgctGAACATAAAAAACATACTGGTTTATCAGAACTTGATGCTAAAGTTGTTTATACTAAAACAGCAAGATCATTAAGTACATATGgtgttacattttttttagttaaagaaaaaatgatgggtaaaaataaattagcacCACGTTTATTAGGTGTTACTAAAGATTCTGTATTAAGATTAGATGAAAGAactaaagaaatattaaaaacatggCCATTAACAACTGTTAGACGTTGGGGTGCATCACCAAATACATTTACACTTGATTTTGGTGATTATTCTGATCAATATTATTGTGTACAAACAACTGAAGCTGaacaaatattacaattaatatctggttatattgatattatattaaaaaaacaaaaagctaAAGATCATTTTGGTATTGAAGGAGAGGAAGGATCAACAATGGTTGAAGACAGTGTATCACCACTCAA aGCAACAATCATGCAGCACGAGACGAGTAATGTTGGAAGAGGTAGTGTTGAAACTATGTCACTTGCAATACCAGCTGTTATGAGAGCCGGTGGTGATG gtgCAAGACCTTATGGACATGGACATATGGGAAGTGCTCAATACACAACAATCAGTGGACAAGTCAACATTGCTCATGCTGCACCAATG ATACAACAAACAAAAGTAACATCAGTTCTCAGTGAGCCTCAAAGAGCTCttgtatcaacaataacatcagGTCATGAGATAATAGCATTTGCGGAAACAGAGCTTACAACAAAAGCCCAATTACCCGAGTTAGGTAATGATCCAGCATCAATGAAATGGATTGCACAAACTATGGTTacccataaaaaaaatattggaacACAAATTGCTGAAATGAATGCAGCAACAGCACAAGTTGTTACATTAACATCTGGATCAATTGAAGAAGTTGATCATACAGCAATTGGTGATGCAATATCAACAATTGCATCAAATTTACCAGAAATGACAAAAGGTGTTAGAATGATTGCAGCACTTTTAGAAGATGATAAATCTGGTGAAAAACTTTTAGATGCAGCTCGTAAACTTTGTACTGCATTTACAGATTTATTAAAAGCAACTGAACCAGAAACAAAAGAg CCTTTCTATATTACCTCAACTTTATATGGACAATAT ccaagacaaaatttattgaatgcaGCATCTAGAGTTGGTGAAGCATCACATCAagtattaacaacaattggtGAAGAAAATGATTCAAATCGTGATCTTCAAGATATGCTATTGGCACTTGCAAAAGCTGTAGCAAATACAACAGCTGCACTTGTATTAAAAGCAAGAAATATTGCAGCAACATGTGATGATTCACAAACACAAAATCGTGTTATATCAGCAGCAACACAATGTGCATTAGCAACATCACAATTAGTTGCATGTGCAAAAGTTGTTGCACCAACATTACAATCACCAGCATGTCAAACACAATTAATGCATGCTGTACGTGAAGTTACAAAAGCTGTTGAAAATTTAGTATCAGTATGTAATGATACatgtaatgatgataatttaattcatgaaTTAAGTTCAGCAGCTGCTGATGTTAGTCGTacattaaatgatttattaaatcatataCGTAcagcaacaaaaataaatcatgaaaaaGCTAAAGAAATATATCATGAAGGTGCTGttgaaacaataatatatgcaACAGATAAATTATGTTCAAGTAATGGTGATACTGGTGAAATGGTTAGACAAGCTAGAATTGTTGGACAAGCAACAGCacaattaatacaaaatataaaaggtGAAGCTGAAAAACAAACAGATACTGAACAACAACGTAAATTATTAGCAGCAGCTAAAATACTTGCTGATGCAACAGCTAAAATGGTTGAAGCAGCACGTCAATGTGCAAGTTCACCAAATGACATTAATATGCaacgtcaattaaaaaatgctgCTGAAGAATTACGTAATGCAACAAATACAGCAACAAcaccatcattattaaataaattaataattaaaaatgatgatggtattgttgataaaacacAATTTATACGTGCAGCACAAGCAATACATACTGGttgtgaaaatttatcaaattcaaattcaacaaaacaacaaatattagAAGCAGCAACAATGATTGCAAAACATACAAGTGCATTATGTAATGCATGTCGTTTAGCATCAAGTAAAACAAATGATCCAGTATCAAAAAGGCATTATGTACAATCAGCAAAAGATGTTGCAAATTCAACAGCAAATCTtgttaaagaaattaaaacacttgataaagattattcaaatttaaataaagataaatgtGATAAAGCTATTGAACCATTATTATAtgctgttgataatttatgtgAATTTGCTGGTTGTAAtgattatattaaaacaacaacaacatcaacaatagcAACAGCACAATTAACACAAGTTGAAGAAATAATAAGTGGTCCAGAAAAAGCTATTATTGATGGTGCATATTCAATGGTACAAACTGCTAGAAATTTACAAGCAAGTCCAAAAGATGAACCAACATGGCAATTACTTGCTCAACATAGTAAAAGTGTTAGTGattcaattaaatcattagTTGCATCAATAcgtgatgataaaattttaccaGGACAAGAAGAATGTGATTcagcaattgaaaaattattaattaaaatacgtGAATTAGATTCAGCTAAATTATCAGCTGtatcacaaaatttattacaaaaaaaagaaaatacacaAGAAGAATTTATTGAACAAATGGAATATTGTGCAAATGAATTAAGAGATAAACTTGAGCCATTACGTGTATCATCAAAATATGAAGCTGATAATATTGGTAATTGTGTACaacaaataatgaataattttgagCCACTTGTTGCTAATTCAATTGGTGCTGCATCAAACATGTTAAAttcaaaacaacaaataattttacttgatcAAACTAAAACAATTGGTGAAtcaatattacaattaatatatattacaaaagaAACTGGTGGTAATTCAGATGCAATACCATTACATGCAGAAATTGATGAAATGATTGATAGTAGTAAAGATACAATACGTGAACTTGAAGGTACACTTGAAGTTATATCAACATCACAAGGTGTTGTTAGTGGTTTAATTGATACAATATCAAGAGCAATGGTTAGATTAGATGAAACAAgaatatcaattgattcagTTGATTCATATGTTGATTATCAAACAAGAATGGTTGAAGCAGCTAAAGAAATAGCACGTTTAGCACAAGAAATGTCAACAAAATCAAGTACAGATGCTGCAAGACTTGGTCCACTTGCTGTTGATATATCACATAAATATACACAACTTGCTAGAGATACTGCTGGTGCATCAGCAGCAGCATCAAATGCTGATGTATCACAACGTTTACGTAATAGTGTACAAGATCTTGGTAAATCATGTGCTGATATTGTACGTGCATCTGGTATTTGTCAATTATCACcaattaattatgataatcaaCGTGGTGTATCAGAATATGgaaaaattgttaatgaaaaagTATCACAAGTACTTGCTGCATTACAAGCTGGTTCAAGAGGTACACAAGCTTGTATTAATGCAGCAAGTACTGTATCTGGTATTATTGGTGATTTAGATACAACAATTATGTTTGCAACTGCTGGTACATTACATGCTGAAAATGAAGGTGATACATTTGCTGATCAtcgtgaaaatatattaaaaacagcTAAAGCACTTGTTGAAGATACTAAAACACTTGTTGCTGGTGCTGCATCATCACAAGAACAACTTGCTGTTGCTGCACAAAATGCTGTTACAACAATTGTACAATTATCTGATGTTGTTAAGTATGGTGCTGCTTCATTGGGTAGTCAAAATTCTGAAGCACAAGTTATGCTTATTAATGCTGTTAAAGATGTTGCATCAGCACTTGGTGATCTTATTCATGCAACTAAAGCTGCTAGTGGAAAACCAATTAATGATCCTAGTATGGCACATCTTAAAGATTCTGCAAAG GTAATGGTGACAAATGTAACATCACTATTAAAAACTGTAAAAGCTGTTGAAGATGAACATACACGTGGTACACGTGCCTTGGAATCAACAATTGAAGCAATTGGACAAGAAATACGTTCATTAAATAGCCAAGATTATCATCGTACAAATGTAACACCAGAAGATCTTGTTAGATGTACTAAAAGTATAACAACATCAACAGCAAAAGCAGTTGCTGCTGGTAATTCATGTAAACAAGATGATATTATTGCTGCAGCAAATATGGGAAGAAAATCAATAAGTGATATGTTATCAATATGTAAATCAGCAGCATATAATTGTGCTGAAACATCTGAATTACGTGATCGTACATTACAAGCTGGTCATGATGTTGCAATGACATATCGTGAATTATTACAATCAATATTACAAATATCATCAAGATCAAGTGATGTTAAACATACATTACCacaaatatcaagaaaaattgcACAAAGTGTTACTGAacttgttgctgttgctgaatTATTAAAAGGTAGTGATTGGATTGATCCAGATGATCCAACTGTTATTGCTGAAAATGAATTACTTGGTGCTGCTGCAAGTATTGATGCTGCTGCTAAAAAACTTGCTAGTTTGCGACCAAGAAGAAATGTTgag gAAACAAGTGAAGATATGAATTTTGATGAAATGATACTTGAAGCAGCAAAATCAATAGCAGCAGCAACATCAGCATTAATTAAAGCAGCAAGTGCAGCTCAACGTGAATTAATAACAACTGGTAAAGTATCACGTGAACCAGTAACATCATCTGATGATGGACAATGGTCAGAGGGTTTAATATCAGCAGCACGTTTAGTTGCTGCAGCAACTCATAGTTTAGTTGAATCAGCAAATGCACTTGTACAAGGTGTATCatctgaagaaaaattaatatcatcagcAAAACAAGTTGCAAGTTCAACAGCTCAATTACTTGTTGCATGTAAAGTTAAAGCTGATCCAGATAGTGATAGTACAAAACGTTTATTACTTGCTGGTAATTCAGTAAAACGTGCAACAGATAATCTTGTTAAAGCAGCACAACAAGctattaaaaatgaagaagaacGTTCATTAGTATTAAATAAACGTATGGTTGGTGGTATTGCACAAGAAATAAATGCACGTTCAGAAGTATTAAGAATTGAAAAAGAACTTGAAGAAGCACGTGGTAGATTAACAGCAATAAGACaagctaaatataaaaatcgtaATGATTCATCTGATactgaaaatgataatgaacaaattaattatgataataaaaatgatacaatTAAATCACCAAtacatttaatgaataatacaCTTGAACAATTAAAACCAACAACACAACAAATAAGTCATATTGCAAATGATCGTGATAAACTTGTTAGTCCAGAAAAAGTTTATTCAACACAATCAACACTTGAgcgtaaaatgaaaaatgatcatgttacatttaataaaacaaatattaatgataataataatagctatGGTAGTTTAGGaacatcaaaatataataatgattataaatatcaaattgataCATCACCAACACCATACACTGTTACTGATCGTATATTTACAACTGAAAATTCACCAGCACAATATAGCTCAATTGaacgtaaaataaatcaagaatTTGATACaacagaatataaaaattctaattatgataataaaaaatataacaatgatattattgaaggACCATTTGCTCCATTATCATCACAAATTGCTAAATCAATAATACCAAAATCACCAAATCGTAAAACATTTGATACACATGAACaatcatcatttaataaatttacaagtgaaattaatcattcaaatattgataatcgTAGTTATGAACAACGTACATTTGGTATTGATCATACTGATGAAACagattcatcaaaatattatcaaacaaatgataaatatcagAGTCCAATGAGTACATTTAAAAGTGATAgatcattaattaatgatcAACGTTCTCCAATAACACAAAAtcaaagttataaaaatattgaaaataatacaataccTGGTGGACATAGTGAATCAATAACAACAAGAATATATACATCAACACCTGGAAAAACAAtgtcatcatcaaattttgaaaaaacagAACATCAAGAATTTACATCAACTGGTAATGACATGAAaacatttaaaagtttaacagataataataatattggaaaaaatttaaatgaattaattaaaaaagaatcagtaacacaaaaaattactgaacaaaaaacaataacaacaaaagtATCAAAACATCTTGAATCACATACTAAAACATTCAGATACgaaggtaaataa